AAGGTAAACCTTTCATCACAGTCAAAAGACCCATTAAAGAACCATAAACACGACCTGTTTTACCTCTAAGGAGTTCTGGAACATCAGGATTTTTCTTTTGTGGCATTATTGATGAACCTGTTGAATATTCATCGCTTAACTCTACAAAACCAAACTCATAACTAGACCACATTACTAACTCTTCACTTAGACGAGAAATATGCATCATCATAGTAGAGATATTAAACAAAATCTCTAATGCAAAATCTCTGTCACTAACTGTATCTAAGCAATTTATACTTACGCTGTCAAACCCTAAAAGCTTTGCTGTCATGTCTCTGTCAATTTTATGAGGAGTACCGGCTAGTGCTGCACAACCAAGAGGAGAAACATTATTTCTTTTGTATGAATCTTCAAATCTCTCTATATCTCGTTTAAACATAGAGAGGTAAGCACACAAATGAAAAGCAAAGTTTGTTGGCTGTGCATGTTGCAGATGAGTCATACCTGGTATCAATGTCTCAGTGTGTTTATGGGCTACAACTAAAACTTCACTCATTAAAAGTTTTAAACCTTCTACAATTTCTAGATTTCTCTTTAAAACATAGCGACGAAAATCAACTGCAACCTGATCATTTCTGCTTCTTGCAGTATGAAGTTTCTTTCCAGCATCACCAATAAGAGCAGTTAATCTTTTTTCAATTCCCATATGCAAATCTTCATCGTGAATATTCCATTCAAAGACATCTGACTCTATCTCTACAATAATTTGGTTCAATCCATCCGTTATTTTAGTAAGTTCTTCAGTAGTTAAAATATTTTGTTTTGTAAGCATTTGGGCATGAGCCAATGAGCCTTCAATATCTTCTATATATAGTTTTCTATCAAACATTATTGACGCATTAAATTTATCTAAAAGAGATGAAGCACCTGTCGAAAAACGACCTGACCACATTTTATCCATAATAATTTCCTTAAATTAATTTCATATTTGTTTTGGCAAAATGTACATAACCATAGTGCCTTGTAGTTATTTAAAAGTTTGGTATTTTAGCGAAATTAATTTATTTTACAAAGGCATAGAAGTAGAAAGGTAGATAGGGAGTGGTTCTATCTAAAATATATATCGTAGTGTTGATTAATCACATGCAGGTACATTACCACTGTCTTTTGCATATTCAACTAAAAAATGTTGTAAATGTTTAACTTTTTTCTTATATTTTTTATCATTAAAATATTTTACAGAGTGTTTGGCTTTTGTGTTTTCGCTTTGCAGATGAATTTCTGCCAACTTTTCACCTTTATTTGCCATCAACTTTTTCCATTCTCTTTTTTTCTTAGTAGCAATAAACGCCTGTCCACCCTTGTGGCACTTCACGCATTTTTTCACAAACTCTCTTTGACCTTTATATACAGCCGCACTAGAAGTAAGCGACGTAAAAACAAATATAGACAGTAAAAGGACAGAAAACTTGCTCATATATAAACCTCAAAATTTAATAATAGTCAATATTACATTAGTATTTATTATATTAACCTTATACACAACACAAATAAGTATTATTTGATATTAGTAGTTATAATTGAAACTTTTCATACGTTTTGTCATCTAAATCCCAGACACCCTTTTGCTTTAATAACTCCACAACACTTGGTGTACAATCAACATCATCTGGCCATTCTCTGCTGAATCCATCTAACATATTTTTATTAGTTCCATCTACCCCAACCATTAGTCCAGATATAAATATATCTCTAAGGGCATCAATATTATTTGAAACTCTCCAGATTAGCATGTAAGCATTAAATATGTCATTCTTTTTCTCATCAACAAAAACAACAATTCTAATATTTGTGCTCAAGCCTACAAGAGCGTTAAAATACTCTTTAGCATTTTTTGTTTTATTTACAGATATAACTGTAATAGGATTTTTTGTTCTTCTCATAAATTGGTGAAGATTCACAGCATCTGGAATCACCTCTTTAACTCTTTTTAGTAACTCTTCATCACCCAAAAGTTGTGGGGCTTCCACTCTATTAGCAGCTGTTGAATCAATGCCTAGTTTTCCACCAACAAGCGTTTCAGGTGAAGAGTGATCAAGTGCATCTAAAATTCCTTCAGATATAAAAAGTGATTTTGGGGTAAACCTGTCTAGGATATATGAAGTTAGCGCTCCATAATTATCTAGCTTTGGAGCATTTTCATCCAAAAAGATTGCATGCTTAACAAAGCTCATCTGACCTGCACCCCAAAAAGCGTGCATAAACTGTTTTGCATGACCCTTATACTGTGGTTGCATTTTTGCCAAAATCAGATTATGAAAACCTGCATTTTCAGGCATATGATAATCAACTAATGCAGGTACGGTAGTCTTTAAAAGCGGGAAAAAAATCTTGCCAGTAGCCCAACCCATATATTTATCTTCTAAAGGTGGCTTACCAACTACTGTTGCCAAAAATACCTTATCTTTTTTAGTTGTAATTGCATAGACTTCCATGACAGGATAAGGCTCTTCTAGCGTATAGTAACCAGTATGGTCACCAAACGGACCCTCTACTTTAAGCTCTTGCGTATCTACCCAACCTTCAATCACATAATCAACATCAGCAGGTATATAAAGAGGTGTTGTTATAGATTTAACAAGCTTTGCTGGAGTTTTAGTAATCAGACCATACATAAGCAACTCATTAACACCATATGGAAGAGGAGCTGTCGCACACCAAGTGTATAGTGGATCGCCACCAATAGCTATACTAACAGGCATCTTTTTGCCAGCTTTTTGATACTGATCAAAAAAGTGTGAAGAGTCTTTGTGAATTTGCCAATGCATTCCTAAATGATTTTTATCATAAACCTGAAGTCTATACATTCCAAGATTTACCATATCACCATCTAAACTTTGCGTATATACTTGCCCCATAGTAATAAAAGGGCCACCGTCTTGTTCCCAAGTAGTTAATACAGGCAATTTATAAAGGTCTATATCATCTTCGAGATACTTAACTTTCTGACAAGCACCCTCACCTTTTAAACGTTTTGGAAAAATATTTTTTAGTGAAAAAAGCTCACTTGCCATTGAGACTTTGTCCATAAAACTAGATGGTGGTTTCATATGGAGAAGTTTAGTTATCTCATCAGCTACAGACTCAATAGTTCTGCCAAAAAGTAGCTCACAGCGTCTATAAGAGCCAAATACATTCATAAATACCGGCTCATCAAATTTTACACCGCTTTTTTTATCTACAACATTTGTAAAAAGAAGGGCTTTACCGCCATCCTTTTTCTTTACCTCTGCATAGGCAATATGAGGAATCTCTAAATATATATCTAGCTCTAAATCAATAATTTTTAGTTCATCGTTTTTTTTTAAAAGTTCTATCGTTTTTTTCATAATTTTTCTTTATTTTTATTTATTTTATTCAGTAATTGTTTATAATCTTTGTGGCATTTCATCTTTAAATGCTGTTTCTTCTGCTTTTTTCAATAGTTCTAGTGCGCCATTATCTATCATTTTTTTTGCCATCTCAAAACCCAGATTTTTGGATTCATCTACATGTAACACTACTTTTTCATTCATAATATTTGTTCCATTAGGAAAACCAAGCATAACTCTAAAAGTTATTTCGTCTTTGTTTTTTACCGCGTTACATGCAACAGGTGCTGAACACCCTGCTCCAATTTTACTAATAAAATCTCTCTCTATTTTTGTACAGATAAGAGTGTCTTCATCGTTTAGACTCATAGCTATCTCACGAATTTTATCATCTCCACAGACTATCTCAATTCCAAGTGCTGCTTGCCCCATCGGAGGTATCATCATATCAAGTGAGAGTTTTTGCGTGTATGGAATATCTTTAAGCAAATCTAGTCTATTAAGTCCTATCCAAGCCAATATAATCGCATCATATTGAGCTTCACCTAGTTTTCTAAGTCTTGTATTTACATTACCTCTTAAATCTTTTACTTTTAAGTCTGGTCGTTGTTTCAAAAGTTGCATTCTTCTTCTCAGGCTTGTCGTTCCAACTACTGCACCTTGGGGCAACTTCTCAAGAGATTCATACTTGTGTGATAAAAAGACATCACTTTGGTCTTGTCTTTGAGTAACAGCTACCAATTCTAGACCTTTTGGTATATATGTCGGAACATCTTTTAGACTATGTACTGCTATGTCTGCGTTGCCTGCTAGCATCTCATCTTCAAGCTCTTTTGTAAAATGACCTTTTCCGCCAATCAAAGCTAGCGGCTTGTCTAAAACTTTATCCCCATTACTCACAATTTTATTTAACTCAACTGTTATATCAGGATAAGATGCTTCTATTCTATCTTTAATATGATACGCCTGCCAAAGTGCTAAATCAGAGACTCTTGTTGCTATTGTTAATTTTTTCATCTATTTAGCTTCTTTATATTTATTTTTAGTTCTATCCATATCGCCATCAAAAAATATTGTTGGTGTTCCTCTGACCATTACAAGGTCGGCCACTTTTAAATCATGTTCTATATGCTGTGAAACTTTTTTTGAGAGCAAATCTGACTTATTTATGTTTGAATTCATTGTTTTATTGAATTTTTCCAATATTACATCAACTGATTTTTCTCTTGGATCAACTTCTACTTTGTAAAGGCTAAGAAGCACATTTTTTTCACCTTTAAGTTCAAGAGCTACAGCTGCTTTAACCAGCTCTACAGCTGCCGGATGAAGTGACGGAAGTGGAAAATGGTAATAATATATTGCAAACTTTTTTGGATATTTTTTCATATAGTTAATTGCCTCTGGTACATAACTCCTACAAAATGGGCATAACGGATCTGAAAAAATAACTACCTTATGCTTAGCATTGCTATCGCCATAAATCAAGTTCTCTTTGCTGTAATATTCATCTTTAAATGGCAATGAAACCAAGTCACCGACATTGCTACTACTTTCAATATCATACAACTCTTTTGTTATCACATTGCCATCAGAAAACCAAACCATTTTTTGAGTAACTTTTCGTTTATCTTTTTTAACTACTGCATCCAACTCAACAAAATATGCCGTCCACTCTTCTCTTTGTTTTACGATAACCTCATTTATGACTCTAACGTTTACCGACTCTAAGCTTGGATTATTGCTAAAATTATTTTTTAAAAAATCCTCAACTTTTTCACTTGCAGAACCTGCTTCTAATATACTACTTAATAGAACTGTTATCGCTAATAATTTCAACATCGATGACATTTGTATCCTTTTTTATATTTTTAGTTTCAAAATTTGTTTTACACTTTCCTGATTTTACATTATAACGATTAACCGCCATAGTAGTAAAAGCACTAAATTGTAATAATACACCAAGTATATCTGTTAAAAACCCTGGTATTATTAGTAAAATACCGCCAAGTATTGTAAAAAGATTTAATCTTTGAAATTGTTCTAAGTCTATACAGCTGTAAGAGACTGCTGTCATATTTTCAGCTAATGTTTTTCTAAAATTTATTAAAATAGATATACCAAAAAAAGCACTTAATATTATTTCAAAAAATGTCGCCAAACCGCCAATAGCAGATGAAATATTTACAGAGATTAGTACTTCTAAAAATAGATATATTACAAAATATATCATGTTATATTAATCCCATAATATGCTTATAAATATCACCCGTATTAATTGAAGTTTTCTCTTGCGTTTTTCTATTGTAGACTTGAACATGTCCATTGTCCAACTCTTTTCCAATAATTACAGTATATGGGAAACCAATAAGTTCTGCATCTTTCATTTTGAAGCCAAATCTCTCTTTTCTGTCATCAAGCATAACTTCAACATTTTCACCTAAAAGTTTCAAGTATAACTCTTCTCCAAGCGTATTTTGTGCTTCATCCTTAATATTAGAAATCATAATATTTACTATATATGGAGCTGTCTCTTTTGTCCAGATACAACCGTTTTCATCATGATTTTGCTCTATAACCGCAGCAACCAGTCTACTTACCCCTATACCAAATGTTGCCATCTCAAAAGGTTTTGGTTTTCCATTTTCATCACTAAAGTTTGCTTCTAAAGCACTTGAGTATTTATCTCCAAGTTGGAAAATGTGTCCAACTTCAATACCTTTTTTAAAGTTAAGTTCTCCACCGCAAACACATTTATCACTTAGTTCTTGTGTTTGTAACTCTTCATACGATTTCTCATTTAAAGCATCAATCTCTTCTTCATTTGTAAAGATAGTCTCTATGTTTGCGCCGTAATCACAACTTTTACAAACAACTATAGTATCTTCACCACTATCAGCTAAAACATGGAACTCTTTACTTCCAGTTCCTCCAATAGCTCCGCTATCAGCCTCTACTACTCTAAAATCAAGTCCAAGTCTTGTAAAAATCTTTTTATAAGTCACTTCCATCAAGTTAAATTCTCTAATCATATCTTCTTGTGATGCGTGAAAAGAGTATCCATCTTTCATTAAAAACTCACGACCACGTAAAAGTCCATATCTAGGTCTTGCTTCATCACGAAATTTAGTATTAATTTGGTATAAGTTGATAGGTAAGTCTTTATAGCTAGTTACTCTATTTTTAACTAACTCTACCATAGCTTCTTCATTTGTAGGGCTTAGTACAAAATCATTTTGGTGTCTATCAGAAATGCGAAGCATCTCTTTTCCCATAGTATCAGCACGACCGCTTCTCTCCCATAAACTAATAGGCGTTACAAAACTAAGTTGTACTTCATTGCAACCGGCGTTATCCAACTCCTCTTTTACAATATTTCTAATCTTTTCTAATACAATCTTTCCTAATGGCATAAAGTTATAAAGTCCAGCACCTTGCTGGTTTATAAAACCGCCTCGCACCAAAAACTGGTGTGATGGCAAAGTTGCATCAGAAGGAGCTTCTTTTGTTGTTGGTATAAACGCTCTACTTCTTCTCATTTATCTTTCCTTTAACAAAAAATTGACAGGCATGACCATGTGGGGCTTCACAAGTATGCTTTTTCATACTAGATAGCATTGCACCAGCCATTGTATCTGACTTTGACTCGTCAGAATTATTTCTCATCTTATATGTCATATCATGCAAAAATCTTTTTATTACCTGTTCCCCCATTTTACGAACTTGATCAGAATACTCTTTTGGAATATAGCCACTATTTATAACTCTGTCACTCTCCGCATTAGCAGCTTCAAAAGCTTTACTATATATCTCTTTTATAATTGGTTCAACATCAAGAGTATCTAGTAATTCAAAGAATTCAACAGTACTTCTTCCAACAATCCCATGGGCCATTCTTGCGCTATCTTCTCTAGCACTCATATTTTCATCAACAATATTTTTTAAATCGTCTATAACATATAAATTAATTCGTTCATCTTTATGGCAACTAATATCACGAGGCAATGCCATATCAAACCAATATCTATCAAAATCGCAAGGTTTTATTATCTCATCTGTAATAATAGCTTTAGGTGCTGATGTTGCAGTAAATAAAATTTCAAACTCGTTTACTGCAGTTGGCAATTCACTATAGTCTAAAACTTTAGTGCCATTAGCCTCTGCAAAACCATCTGCGTGTTCTTTAGTTCTATTCATAACATATACATCTGCACCACTTGAGAGCAAATGCTTGGCAGTTATTTCCGACATCTCTCCTACACCAATTATTAGTGCTTTTTTGCCATCTATATCTTTCAAAACAGACTTTAGCAGTGATACTGCAACACTTGCTATGGAGACAGGCTTAGAAGAAATATCTGTTACATTTCTAACTTTTGCTGCACACTTAAAAGCATGATGAACTGCACGTGCCAGTTTTTTACCACCAAAATTATGATCCCCTGCGTATCTAAATGCATCTTTTATTTGACCTGCGATCTGCGTCTCACCAACTACAATAGAGTCAAGAGAAGATGCAACTGCAAATAGATGATGTATAGCGCTACTGTCATCAAATACATCGGCACGCCCCTCAAGCTCATCTACACTTATTTCTGAGTGTTCACTTAGCATTGCGAAGACATGTTCTGTAGCTGATCTCACATCATTGCAGCTAGCAAACACTTCCATCCTATTACATGTAGATATAAGCATAACTTCATTTATAGCTTCATGATTATGTAGCTTTGTTAAGCATGCATTTAAATGATATTGATCAGAGTAAGATAACTTTTCTCTAATCTCCATAGTTGAATTTTTATGTGAAAAACTTATATTTAAATAGTGCATCAGTAACTTCTTTTTATCATAGTTTGTAGTATTGAGACCAATTCGGAGTCATCTTTCATGGCATTCATAGCTTCATTTGAAAGTTTTGCAGCCAATTCAAATGATTTTTCTATTGTTTTATGCTCACTCATCTTCATTTTAATCCAAGTGGTATCTTCCTCGTTCAGAGGTTGTGCATGAAGAGATATTAACCGTTTTTTATCCCCAGCATCTAAGAGTTTATACAAGTATATGTACGGAAGTGTGCATTTACCTTCGACATAATCATTCATCGCAGGTTTTCCTATGGTTGCCGCATCTGCTGTAATATCTAAAATATCATCAATAATTTGAAAAGAGAGTCCAAGGTTTCTCCCATAAAGTGCATGAGAAGAAGCATCTTTTCCAACTAGAATAGCACTGGCTTCAGATGCAGCCTCTATTAAGGTAGCAGTCTTGAGATATAACATGTCAAGATATGTCTCTTCATCAGAATTGAACTCATCTGCCATCTTAACATCCATCATCTCACCCTTAGAAAGAGCGGTTACTGAAGATGCTATTACCCTAGCAACATCTTTGTCAAATGAAACCAATTCAGTAAAAGCTTTCGAGTATAGAATATCACCTAGCATAACAGCTGTTTTACTACCGTCTGTAGCATTAACAGAAGGGATTCCACGTCTAAGGTTAGATTCATCAATGACATCATCATGCAGTAGGCTGGCAGCATGAATAAGTTCTACAATAGCAGCTAAAAGAGGAGCTTGAGGAGAACTGCTTGCAATCTTTAAAATCAACTTTGCCCGAAGTCTTTTTCCGCCAGATAACATCTCAAAAAGACGAGTAACTTCATCATAATCTATCTCTTTAATCAATCTTGCTATTTCGTCTTCTACTCTATGCATTATCTCTCTTTAATTGTTTTTTAAATACTTCAACTCAATATTTCCGGTACCATCAGACAGAAGAAGCTCCAGATTTGCTTCTCCTGTCTCATGATTAAACTCTTTAAACCTAACCAACACATAGGGTTCAGTGTAAAAATTGGACCCGCTAGGCTTTAAAATAACTCTAAAACTTTTATTTCTGTTTCTTAAGTAAAGTACGTTTTGAGCCACTATTGTGTCGTATGACCTTAAAATAACAAGACCACCATTTTTGTAAAGTGTCCATCTGAATTCAAAAAGCTTTTCTTTATCGTCGTATTTTACAAGAATTTTCTTTTGCTCATCCTTTTTCAAGGATATTTCTTTAATTTCTTTAAACTCATTAGCAAAAATGACACTAAAGCTAAACAGTAAAAGAGTGAAAACTTTTAAAAGTTGCTTCAATTATTCACTTTTTGAAACTATTTCACCCATAAGTTCAATACATAAACTTTTCATTTTACTTTCTACTTCATCACGATTTGTAACCATTAGCATTTTAACTTTATCATCAAAGTCATCACCAAAATGCTCATTTAGTACCAATTCCATGGCAGCTCTTTTTTTAATAAAATTTGCTAAATCAAATCTAACAACATCGTTATTAGCCGTAAATACGATATCCATAAGTTTACTCTCTGGAGAACCTAAAAATACATCATCTTCATCTTCAAATAGTGCACTATATTTCATATATAATTCCTTAAATTTTAAATATTACAGCGATTATATCATCACAATAATAATAGTTGCTTAACCCCTCTTATTAAGTCTTATTTTTATACAATACAAAAATGAAAACATATGACTATATAATAATTGGAGCTGGCAGTGCAGGATGTAATATGGCTCATTCTCTGCAACGAAATGGAAAAAAAGTAGCTGTAATTGATAGATACGGAATTGCCCAAGGTGCAAGTGGTGCTGCAGGTGCTTTCCTATCCCCTCTTCCTGGAAAAAAAAACCAATACAATTCATTTATAAACCAAGCACTTGATTTTTCTATAAACTTTTATGAAAAACTAATTCCTAATGAGATTGATAAAAAAGGTGTCCTAAGAGTTGAAAACGATAATTTTGACAAACAAAAGCTTGAAGAAAATGCTTTGTCATATAAGCATATACTGAGCAAAGAACTTCATGAAATATCAAATAATTTTAGAGATATAGATGGATATTTTTATGAAAATGCTGCTATCGTTAATCCTCTAACAGTATGTACAAAACTATTAGAAAATTGTGATTTTTATAAGAAAAATGTTAAAGAATTAACAAAAGAAGATGATTATTATATATTTGATGATATTAAAGCAAATAATATTATTTTAGCCCAAGGTGGAAGCACTTCTTTGGTTAAAACTCCTTACATGTACATAACTCATGTATTTGGTCTCAAGATAGATGTTAAAACTACAACAAAGATTCCTTTTAACATACATAAATCAATCTCTGTCTCAACAAACAAAAGCGATGGAACTGTTGCTATTGGTGCAACTCAGATAAGACACTTTGCTACAAATGAGATAGAGTGTTACACAACTTGCGATAAGTGCGGACTCTATGTTGATATTGAAGATGAGCAAATAGAGTCTCTTCTAACTCAAGCTAATGAGCTGATAAAACTAGAAGACCTAGAAGTAGTAAAAAGCTTTAAAGGGGCACGTGCCACTATAAAAAGCTACTTTCCAGTAATTGGTAAAGCAGTTGATTTTAGTGGGTCATTAGAAAAACATCCATCCATAAAAAATGGAACTAAAATACCAGCTGAGTCTTTGGAGTATCATGATAATGTTTATATAATAAATGCGCTTGGTTCAAGAGGTTTTGTACTAGGTCCTTATTTGGCAGAGGTATTAACTGAAAATATTTTGAACAATAAAGAGATACCAAAAGAGGTATCTACTTTAAAGCTTTTTTATAAAACAGCAAGAAAATAATTATTTAACTATTTGCGTCCCAACACCCTCTGAAGTAAAGAGTTCTAGCAATAGTGAGTGTTCTATTCTTCCATCAATAATGTGAGCTTTTTGAACTCCACCCTCGATAGCTTCAAGACAAGCATCAACTTTTGGAACCATACCGCCGTGGATAGTTCCATCAGCTTTAAGAGCTTCAACTTCATCTTTTGTGAGTGTGTTCAACAACTCTTTATCATTATTTAGAACACCTGCTGTATCTGTTAAAAATATTATTTTATTTGCACCGATTGCTTTGGCTACGTATGATGCACAAAGGTCTGCATTTATGTTAAATCCAGGATGTCCCATCTCATCGCCGGCTGCAATAGGCGCAATTACTGGAATA
The sequence above is drawn from the Candidatus Sulfurimonas baltica genome and encodes:
- a CDS encoding polyprenyl synthetase family protein, with amino-acid sequence MHRVEDEIARLIKEIDYDEVTRLFEMLSGGKRLRAKLILKIASSSPQAPLLAAIVELIHAASLLHDDVIDESNLRRGIPSVNATDGSKTAVMLGDILYSKAFTELVSFDKDVARVIASSVTALSKGEMMDVKMADEFNSDEETYLDMLYLKTATLIEAASEASAILVGKDASSHALYGRNLGLSFQIIDDILDITADAATIGKPAMNDYVEGKCTLPYIYLYKLLDAGDKKRLISLHAQPLNEEDTTWIKMKMSEHKTIEKSFELAAKLSNEAMNAMKDDSELVSILQTMIKRSY
- the proS gene encoding proline--tRNA ligase produces the protein MRRSRAFIPTTKEAPSDATLPSHQFLVRGGFINQQGAGLYNFMPLGKIVLEKIRNIVKEELDNAGCNEVQLSFVTPISLWERSGRADTMGKEMLRISDRHQNDFVLSPTNEEAMVELVKNRVTSYKDLPINLYQINTKFRDEARPRYGLLRGREFLMKDGYSFHASQEDMIREFNLMEVTYKKIFTRLGLDFRVVEADSGAIGGTGSKEFHVLADSGEDTIVVCKSCDYGANIETIFTNEEEIDALNEKSYEELQTQELSDKCVCGGELNFKKGIEVGHIFQLGDKYSSALEANFSDENGKPKPFEMATFGIGVSRLVAAVIEQNHDENGCIWTKETAPYIVNIMISNIKDEAQNTLGEELYLKLLGENVEVMLDDRKERFGFKMKDAELIGFPYTVIIGKELDNGHVQVYNRKTQEKTSINTGDIYKHIMGLI
- the hemC gene encoding hydroxymethylbilane synthase, which encodes MKKLTIATRVSDLALWQAYHIKDRIEASYPDITVELNKIVSNGDKVLDKPLALIGGKGHFTKELEDEMLAGNADIAVHSLKDVPTYIPKGLELVAVTQRQDQSDVFLSHKYESLEKLPQGAVVGTTSLRRRMQLLKQRPDLKVKDLRGNVNTRLRKLGEAQYDAIILAWIGLNRLDLLKDIPYTQKLSLDMMIPPMGQAALGIEIVCGDDKIREIAMSLNDEDTLICTKIERDFISKIGAGCSAPVACNAVKNKDEITFRVMLGFPNGTNIMNEKVVLHVDESKNLGFEMAKKMIDNGALELLKKAEETAFKDEMPQRL
- a CDS encoding menaquinone biosynthesis decarboxylase — its product is MKKTIELLKKNDELKIIDLELDIYLEIPHIAYAEVKKKDGGKALLFTNVVDKKSGVKFDEPVFMNVFGSYRRCELLFGRTIESVADEITKLLHMKPPSSFMDKVSMASELFSLKNIFPKRLKGEGACQKVKYLEDDIDLYKLPVLTTWEQDGGPFITMGQVYTQSLDGDMVNLGMYRLQVYDKNHLGMHWQIHKDSSHFFDQYQKAGKKMPVSIAIGGDPLYTWCATAPLPYGVNELLMYGLITKTPAKLVKSITTPLYIPADVDYVIEGWVDTQELKVEGPFGDHTGYYTLEEPYPVMEVYAITTKKDKVFLATVVGKPPLEDKYMGWATGKIFFPLLKTTVPALVDYHMPENAGFHNLILAKMQPQYKGHAKQFMHAFWGAGQMSFVKHAIFLDENAPKLDNYGALTSYILDRFTPKSLFISEGILDALDHSSPETLVGGKLGIDSTAANRVEAPQLLGDEELLKRVKEVIPDAVNLHQFMRRTKNPITVISVNKTKNAKEYFNALVGLSTNIRIVVFVDEKKNDIFNAYMLIWRVSNNIDALRDIFISGLMVGVDGTNKNMLDGFSREWPDDVDCTPSVVELLKQKGVWDLDDKTYEKFQL
- a CDS encoding DUF2018 family protein encodes the protein MKYSALFEDEDDVFLGSPESKLMDIVFTANNDVVRFDLANFIKKRAAMELVLNEHFGDDFDDKVKMLMVTNRDEVESKMKSLCIELMGEIVSKSE
- a CDS encoding FxsA family protein gives rise to the protein MIYFVIYLFLEVLISVNISSAIGGLATFFEIILSAFFGISILINFRKTLAENMTAVSYSCIDLEQFQRLNLFTILGGILLIIPGFLTDILGVLLQFSAFTTMAVNRYNVKSGKCKTNFETKNIKKDTNVIDVEIISDNSSIK
- a CDS encoding DsbA family protein produces the protein MLKLLAITVLLSSILEAGSASEKVEDFLKNNFSNNPSLESVNVRVINEVIVKQREEWTAYFVELDAVVKKDKRKVTQKMVWFSDGNVITKELYDIESSSNVGDLVSLPFKDEYYSKENLIYGDSNAKHKVVIFSDPLCPFCRSYVPEAINYMKKYPKKFAIYYYHFPLPSLHPAAVELVKAAVALELKGEKNVLLSLYKVEVDPREKSVDVILEKFNKTMNSNINKSDLLSKKVSQHIEHDLKVADLVMVRGTPTIFFDGDMDRTKNKYKEAK
- the argH gene encoding argininosuccinate lyase, whose protein sequence is MDKMWSGRFSTGASSLLDKFNASIMFDRKLYIEDIEGSLAHAQMLTKQNILTTEELTKITDGLNQIIVEIESDVFEWNIHDEDLHMGIEKRLTALIGDAGKKLHTARSRNDQVAVDFRRYVLKRNLEIVEGLKLLMSEVLVVAHKHTETLIPGMTHLQHAQPTNFAFHLCAYLSMFKRDIERFEDSYKRNNVSPLGCAALAGTPHKIDRDMTAKLLGFDSVSINCLDTVSDRDFALEILFNISTMMMHISRLSEELVMWSSYEFGFVELSDEYSTGSSIMPQKKNPDVPELLRGKTGRVYGSLMGLLTVMKGLPLAYNKDTQEDKEGVFDSVETAQISLEILKEAIKTMEVKAHNMKSACSVGHLAATDLADYLVEKCDIPFREAHFITGKAVAKSEELKIDLSDIEFKYLHEIDSRISEDVLEFLILKNSMNARTSAGGTSTVRTKEQLSYFETFLQG
- a CDS encoding cytochrome C yields the protein MSKFSVLLLSIFVFTSLTSSAAVYKGQREFVKKCVKCHKGGQAFIATKKKREWKKLMANKGEKLAEIHLQSENTKAKHSVKYFNDKKYKKKVKHLQHFLVEYAKDSGNVPACD
- a CDS encoding NAD(P)/FAD-dependent oxidoreductase produces the protein MKTYDYIIIGAGSAGCNMAHSLQRNGKKVAVIDRYGIAQGASGAAGAFLSPLPGKKNQYNSFINQALDFSINFYEKLIPNEIDKKGVLRVENDNFDKQKLEENALSYKHILSKELHEISNNFRDIDGYFYENAAIVNPLTVCTKLLENCDFYKKNVKELTKEDDYYIFDDIKANNIILAQGGSTSLVKTPYMYITHVFGLKIDVKTTTKIPFNIHKSISVSTNKSDGTVAIGATQIRHFATNEIECYTTCDKCGLYVDIEDEQIESLLTQANELIKLEDLEVVKSFKGARATIKSYFPVIGKAVDFSGSLEKHPSIKNGTKIPAESLEYHDNVYIINALGSRGFVLGPYLAEVLTENILNNKEIPKEVSTLKLFYKTARK
- the hemA gene encoding glutamyl-tRNA reductase — encoded protein: MHYLNISFSHKNSTMEIREKLSYSDQYHLNACLTKLHNHEAINEVMLISTCNRMEVFASCNDVRSATEHVFAMLSEHSEISVDELEGRADVFDDSSAIHHLFAVASSLDSIVVGETQIAGQIKDAFRYAGDHNFGGKKLARAVHHAFKCAAKVRNVTDISSKPVSIASVAVSLLKSVLKDIDGKKALIIGVGEMSEITAKHLLSSGADVYVMNRTKEHADGFAEANGTKVLDYSELPTAVNEFEILFTATSAPKAIITDEIIKPCDFDRYWFDMALPRDISCHKDERINLYVIDDLKNIVDENMSAREDSARMAHGIVGRSTVEFFELLDTLDVEPIIKEIYSKAFEAANAESDRVINSGYIPKEYSDQVRKMGEQVIKRFLHDMTYKMRNNSDESKSDTMAGAMLSSMKKHTCEAPHGHACQFFVKGKINEKK